A genome region from Equus caballus isolate H_3958 breed thoroughbred chromosome 19, TB-T2T, whole genome shotgun sequence includes the following:
- the LOC138919045 gene encoding spermatogenesis-associated protein 31D4-like, whose amino-acid sequence MEFSQWNVLSFLNSHMELFLSICSTFLDSDYNLTIVCGLWLLLLFLCFLVGIPSLPTLWKTKIYQKRQGRAKRRRKGGTSSGWRNYQRETEEKRRLISILKRPLGRPLDTTRIRQLLCPDPSCEVCNSTTAEINRLLFLEDLEDDTASVSSMASTASGTESSFTLSSAFSEVPPGDLTPSPPPDPSPPPPSVLSPNPMTPLADFLSPSPPGHSMPPEPIPPLESKFPADHSPPQPIALPPLPPHDTQATGPILQPEATLSLNTIFSLDRTLSQDINPLPNLPQIMNPNDSLACHHAPPSLSVSPPTDHPLTVTQSKSVSILLKSVPENSSPDSPGGLSTYVPTIRGTDHSSLSISELSWWQACAKDLFLAPSTLAPRDFNREFLALHSPESSLERHPTANLIEPGNLSFLSPHVLALLERQVRKRSDFLMWKEKEKEKGSFPKQLRPGHQLNPSGKMSESNADECDSAFSLPFWSSAGKPKELHMHEQPPYPKILEDHLQEKCMQLFWGLPSLHSESLPSAIRDSRDCTTIFLFNTISNASMGQESPVPLHRPPPSLPEIQPQPLPQTLPQSQPLPLTQVKSQAHLKSPLPILPSGPLPQIRICGVCYHRPPDESESLTSSEIQQLEWKVLQKQQESLWGSPSVVQRSQEEFCSSAPNFPYHQASQAHASISTLPVEFPLSDELRKKLEHHLRKRLIQHRWGLPRRICECLSLMMPPRDFSEIAKSESNRGLSRISVNKDLNVGLSQSKSFHERGSELLQVEKEMGKDQGHSPENGPKAHLLSDPESSSDKDPAYDSEKDLNSHMASLSGKASRALEESLDQKQLENVLKAHLSKKFEEISEARLPGTVRSSRHASKQTLLLSDKPCTQITQRSLPPSVGGDSSLNTFQELCFIDSSAQQMMETHIKSFRMRMEWGLPCRVLESIQAFKLEDAASQSLPYFYWPPSNNPTLEVDSKSEGFEPHRGSSKSVLQEKAETTNSALVLDRHCPATSPMGREGQGVPRQSPSGINQEIAEVVQRSKGARQTHLPVTCGITGKTSQKFTQLGNRCPPELPARQAGAKPETKDERVSSSDRREGRQDKKMKSEPFSMYNTARDIFRAKELNALQSKTGSVLTTSKPGSSQMIRENHSKIEITGTIESPAPKRQVPQDPKSSDLKEHLFGELKSKLEKRNQSQVQGQDTDRSPASESLTYKASLTHAHGVSSGDMGASQVLRVHLEDSGISRQQRQEPWVPKKDLKRSEDKKFPPATMRLSPPGPNKEELGGGDAGLGTSQPTRKSFPTQITASEETLGSKSSQTSSQKAQPPPESLFRKKMNDIFQWLRPGTKGKKQEHPPEKGRPISSAQSRGLVKGRAAVTGTTTAQKTRTVPGKFPVEKLGQRCATEVTRPQEPLPSLRKFVKTEQKAEEQAQAEPVQGHPSNYRAPSCKVPNTKSCHQEVVFAGRNYPTCSRWIRDQKGHPQKVVAFKDQLLDQKRPLSVPRREHVPHPSSSCRRQAGPGASSCSHHC is encoded by the exons atggagttcagtcaatggaatgttctctcatttctgaatagccatatggagttgtttttgagcatctgctcaacattcttagatagtgactataacctcaccatcgtgtgtgggttgtggttgcttcttctgttcctgtgcttcctggtggggattccatctttaccaaccttgtggaaaaccaaaatctaccaaaag cgtcagggcagagccaagaggagaagaaaaggtggaacatcaagtg gttggagaaactaccagagggaaacagaggagaaaaggaggctaatttctattctgaaaag gcccctaggccggcctctcgataccacccgcattcgtcaactattatgcccagacccctcctgtgaggtgtgtaatagcacaactgctgaaatcaatcggctgctgttcctggaggacctggaagatgatactgcctctgtgtcctctatggcttccacagcttctgggactgagtcatcattcactctgtcctctgccttctcagaagtccctccaggagacctaacaccatcccctccacctgacccttccccaccgcccccctccgttctctcacctaacccaatgacacccttagctgactttctttcaccctcaccaccgggtcactctatgccaccagagcctattcctcccttggagtccaaattcccagcagaccattccccaccccaacccattgcccttccccctctcccaccacatgacacccaggcaacgggtcctattctccaaccagaggccactctgtctctgaatacgatcttctctcttgaccgcaccctttcccaagatattaaccccttaccaaatttgccccagataatgaatcccaatgactcactggcttgtcatcacgcaccaccaagcctgtctgtctcaccaccgacagaccaccctttaactgtgactcaatctaaatcggtttccatcttattgaagtctgttccagagaactcatctccagatagccctggggggttgtccacttatgtcccaacaatcagaggcactgaccattcaagcctgtccatttcagaattatcctggtggcaagcttgtgccaaagacttgttcttagcaccttccaccttggcaccacgtgattttaatcgagagtttcttgccctccattctccagagtcctctctggagagacaccctacagctaaccttatagagcctggtaacctctcatttctcagccctcatgtcctggcactcctggagagacaagtccgaaagaggagtgatttcctgatgtggaaggaaaaggagaaggagaagggctcttttccaaaacaacttaggccaggccaccaactaaatccttcggggaaaatgtcagagtcaaatgctgatgagtgtgactcagcattctcccttcctttctggagcagtgcaggcaaaccaaaggagctgcacatgcatgagcagcccccatatcctaaaatcttggaggaccatttacaggaaaaatgtatgcagctcttctggggtctcccatctctgcacagcgagtccttgccctctgctatccgtgactcacgtgactgcaccacaatcttccttttcaataccatctcaaatgcctccatgggccaagaatccccagtacctctccatcgcccacctccatccttgcctgagatccagccccaacccttgcctcaaaccctgccccaatcccagcccctacctctcactcaggtcaagtcccaggcccaccttaaatccccactcccaatcctaccatctggtcctctaccccagataaggatctgtggagtgtgttaCCATAGACCCccggatgaatcagagtctctcacctcatctgaaattcaacaactggaatggaaagtgttgcagaagcaacaggaaagtttgtggggttccccctctgtagtccaaagatctcaggaagaattttgttcttcagctcccaactttccttaccatcaggcctcccaggcccatgcctccatctccacccttcccgtagagtttcctctcagtgatgagctgaggaagaaactggaacatcaccttcgaaagaggctcatccaacaccggtggggcctgccccgcaggatctgtgagtgtctgtcactgatgatgcctccaagagatttctcagagatagctaagtcagaaagcaatcgtggactctcacggatctcggtgaacaaagatctaaatgttggattgagccaatccaaaagcttccatgagaggggttcagaactgcttcaggtagagaaggagatggggaaggatcaggggcatagcccagagaacggcccaaaagctcatctgttgagtgacccagagagctcttcagataaggatccggcatatgactctgagaaagacctaaatagtcacatggcaagtctgtcagggaaagcttcaagggccttggaggaaagtctagatcagaaacaacttgaaaatgtcctgaaagcacatttgagcaagaagtttgaggaaatcagtgaggctcggctccctgggacggtgcgcagttcacggcatgctagcaagcagacattgctgctttctgacaaaccCTGCACCCAAATAACtcagaggagtttgccaccttcagtgggtggggactcctccctgaataccttccaggagctttgcttcattgattccagtgcacaacagatgatggaaacccatattaaaagtttccgtatgaggatggagtggggcctgccctgcagggtccttgaatccatacaggcgtttaaattggaagatgctgcatcccagtccttgccctatttctactggcccccctcaaataacccaactttggaagtcgactccaaatccgagggcttcgagccccacagaggaagctctaaatctgttcttcaagaaaaagcggaaacaacaaattcagccctggtcctggatcgtcaTTGCCCTGCTACATCACctatgggcagggaaggacaaggggtgccgagacaatcaccctctggtatcaaccaagagattgcagaggttgttcagaggagtaagggtgccaggcagactcatctgcctgtcacatgtggcatcacaggcaaaacgagtcagaaatttactcaactaggcaacagatgccccccagagctgcctgcaaggcaagctggtgccaaacctgagacaaaagatgagagagtgagttccagtgatagaagagaagggcgacaggacaaaaagatgaagtcggaacccttttccatgtacaacacggccagggacatattcagggccaaggagctcaatgctctgcagtcaaaaactggtagtgtgttgacaaccagcaagccaggaagctcccaaatgatacgtgagaatcacagtaaaatagaaattactgggaccattgaaagccctgcaccaaaaagacaagttccccaagacccaaagtcatcggatcttaaggaacatctgtttggggaattaaagtcaaaactagagaagaggaatcagagccaggtccaaggccaagacactgacaggtcccctgcctcagagagcttgacttacaaggcctcactgactcatgcccacggtgtctccagtggggacatgggagcttcccaggtgctgcgtgtccatctggaggacagtgggatcagcaggcagcagcggcaggagccttgggtccctaagaaagacctaaagaggtccgaggataagaaattcccaccagctacaatgagactgagccctccgggccccaacaaagaagagcttggtggaggggatgcagggttggggacatcccaacctacaagaaagagtttccctactcagatcacagcatcagaggagacgcttgggagcaagtcttcccagacctcatcacagaaggcacagcctcctcctgaaagtctgttcagaaaaaagatgaacgacatttttcaatggcttcgtcctgggacaaaaggcaaaaagcaagaacaTCCCCCGGAAAAGGGccgccccatatcatctgcacagagcagaggcctggttaaagggagagctgccgttactgggaccaccacggctcagaagaccaggacggtccctgggaagttcccagtggagaaactggggcagcggtgtgcaacagaggtcacccgccctcaagagccccttccttccctgaggaagtttgtgaaaactgagcagaaggcagaagagcaggcccaggcagagcctgtccaggggcatccttccaactacagggctccctcctgtaaagtgccaaacaccaagtcctgccaccaagaagttgtctttgctggccggaattatcctacatgttctagatggatcagagaccagaaaggacaccctcagaaagtcgtggcgtttaaagatcagctattggatcagaagcgtcccttatctgtgccccgcagggagcatgtgccccatccaagctccagctgcaggcgtcaagccggcccaggggcctccagctgttctcaccactgctaa